accaactcttgatagtattaacaaactctctattgcttccggcaattagtatatcatcaacatataatgatatgatcacaaattgatcattggatcttttgatatatacacaatgatcctcatctatcattgtaaagtcatatgctattatggcattatgaaaacgtatataccattgtctcgataactgcttaaggtcatatatcgacctcaaaagttgacatacattttcttcttggcctttcactatgaaaccagcaggttgttccatatatatttcttcctttaattctctattgagcaaagcagtctttacatccatctgatgtaacttaagatccatactagctactattgctagaataatgcgaatcgaggtaaatcttactacaggagaaaacgtatcttcataatcaattccttcttgttgattataccccttcgccacaaggcgagccttgtGCCTATCTATCGAGCCATTaccctttcgctttattttgagaacccacttgttcccaatagctctacgtccttttggaagatcaactagttcccagacttggtttgatttcattgactacatttcctcttccattgcatgaatccatttttctttaccagggcaattcagagcctcattaatatttcttggctcatcctcatcttgtggagcaaccataaaagtttccccttcaatgtcaaaatgtcgacggggaatactttggcgacttgttcgccgtatgggagattatacactttgtacatcattcccaatcatgctcccacttggattagataatgatgacgtcatctcatcatgtggttgcaattgagaatgagttgaattcaattcatcacttctcatattacttccacttggacgaactccactaatatcattatcttgatccaaagtttcaaatatggaGTAATCTTCAcatatttcgcccttcttagaaaattcatcctctaagaatgtgacatctcgtgattcaaattcagttatactcccactttccttctcACCTATGAAcgcatacccttttgagtgttctgagtatcttatgaaaatactcttctttcctctgggacccaattttccaaacttgtgagaggagtcatgtgtataggcagcacaaccccatggcttaagaaaacttaaatccggttttctacctgtccataactcatatggagtggaagtaactgatttggaaggcacccagttaagtatataggctGCAGTTAATAGTGCATCACTCCAAACAGTGATAGGTAAgctagcatgcgccatcatggacctaaccatttccagtaggattctgtttcttctctccgcaacaccattttgttgaggagtatacggaatagacaactgtctttctattcctttttcatcacataattttctgaactcatcagataaatattctcgacatcgatcggatctcaatgtttttattttcttgtctaattgattttctaccaagttcataaaccttttgaaacaacttattgattcagatttatgagaaatcaaatagacatatctgaatcgagtataatcatctataaaagtgatgaaataaacagtctcatgccttcctctcacattcattaaACCATAGAcgttagaatggattaaatgcagaggaaattcagctcttttaccttttccaaatggtttccttgttgttttccctactagacaatgctcacatatgggcaaatcgactttttcaatgttgtccAACAAGCCCTTCTTGGCTAGtttattcatatgttgttggtcaatatgaccaagtctagcatgccatataatcacatcattatcatatgaagtagaagacgtgaaacaagggaataacatatattgacatcaccacagtcaacatttagtacaataaaactaTCCAGAAAGTAAccacaatcatagtagtttgtatccaaatacaaatctacacctttattatggaagttcataccagAACCAAGCTTAActaacaccaaaacagacacttaaatttcgacgaatctccggagcatatagaacattatgtaggaacaaggtgcgtccaccacgcatgttcaattggcaggtgccaatctcTTTTAACTTtagctctggagttatttcctacatggatccacttagttccagttggtactcatcAGAATTCTacaaaggatcctctatccttcgctacatggtctattacttctgaatctacagtccacaaaggattggattcagactataatacagaacttgacacataagcaaagttctcaaatgtacaagagatatttaccttctttggctcacgacagtcgcgagcatagtgacctctcttgtcacaattgtaacatctCACCcttaacattttcttcacttgaggacgctttcctcttttgtgttggttaactcttgatttcttgcaataaggacttgatcatttgcattcccacatattgaacgaatcaatacgcttgcgcttagagcacaAAACCCTttctaagctagaaccaacattgaaaatatctatttttcggctcaaatgccgttaggtGGTCCTCAACTAGCTTAAGGTAGCGCatggcatcctcaagatcttccataacatggtcaagagcttttagtgctttttgcttttccagcacatattgaatcttcatattcaatatttcacaattgttgccgttcatatcagcaattacattcttagttgctaaaaccatcgatctgaacacatcagacattcatgcacaaataattaatgcctatcatttatgcatccctatttgcacagacccatcatattaatgaataatttcaagtaaggcttcagaatcaaaatgtcactatgtttccaatcatcctccaaaatcctaactcaaaattattattaatataattgtcttatgcaaataaattctatgaagttacaaaaacttctattactacccacagcaaccagcaataacagaaagcgaataataattgacatccaataaaaacaataatgctttcacataatacaactaacatatcggttgctacatcaacaacaataaggtagtaaacattacataattaatctaagaaataaataaggaatgtaccttctaatctatcaccaaaacatctgagaaaattgaaggcacatttgccaaccatggaaaaaattttggagagctttcatgtcgccaccaaggcgcattcactctgcgccatgtggcgctcaatctaagagTTGAatttttggttaactcaattctatagtactctcttacaaaagttTCCACtggcctcctataacccgggaccatgttgacctcccatagccgatctaacagtGCTTGCCAtttaggtggaagagtgttcatcaaagccggtaCATTCTCAAAATCCGACATAAGATAATCATTCCaaatgatttcctgtatcatctgattgaccctgaccacatgtgatactaaatcaccgtcatgccaccgataactAGCTAACTTTGTCAttagccttttaagtcttgcactTCCCTCATCCGTTCTCGAGATTGCAGGTATTCGTGcgtaacgcatcatagttcctgcaacaaatgcagaactaaaatggattacttataatccataacgtatataagggaaaatagataattttccatgattcatgcaacaaatgcagaataaaaaaaatggattacttataactcacatagacataattgaaaaagaaacaaattctttttacttttttttttttttttttcgggtcaacggtcaatggtcgtcggtcaacgggtcaacggtcaacgcaggtcaacggtcaacgcaTGACCGGGTCAAGTCAACGGGTCATCGGGTCAAACGGGTCAGGCcgccgggtcgggtcgggccgaaCGAGCCGGGTCGGACCGGTAGGGCCGgttcggacgaaccgaccggcacgtgccTTGCACGAGTGCAGCtaacgtcacgatgacgtcatctGGCACTTGCCTCGCACGCGCCTGCGACCGCGGACGCTCACGTGCATCGCACGTGCGCGCGTTGGTCCCGCGCGCGCATGCGACGCACGCGCCTTCCGTGCGTCGCTTCACTCCAGCTGCGCGTGGGGGTGCGTCCGGTGGCCGTTGGTGGCGTTCCGCCACTCGTTGCGATTGTCTCGACAAGCCCTTCCATTCTACGCcatcagaaatcaatttcaagttacagaaactcgaaaaaatggaggAACAGTGCTCGGATGTCAGGATTTTGCGCCCCGATCTGTGTCGGCCGATTAATTTCGCAAAAATTCAATCTAAAATCATCCATTAAACAttaaaggggtcgggaaaacgtgaactagggctttgataccaatgttgggaataacagattcccgaaaaccggattcgacactgaatcgaacccctaaatcaatgcggaagacgaagcccaggaataacacgtatcaccaaTCGTAAAGCGCACCACGGatttgagcgtaccttgttagccacgtTTAGACACctacgccgataagaggaagagaatttggccatgttcgatccgatgacgccttgaagggaagaaaaacgcttactgtttttcttttcttttggagagagagagagcactcgGGAAGACTTACGTACGTTGAATTTCCAAAGGtgtcttctccctctttctcatcccttttatatgtccctccatccatgggccctatttctgtgggccgggcttttgggcccaacatgggcggacgggccttaagcccatcactaataaaaccatcaccgCCGAACGCATTGCACAACGTAAATTACATTTCTAATCAGTGACTCAACGAAATGTCCACAGATCATGAATTCAAAGTCAAAACAGCACTAACATCGCGAACAAAGAAGTCCAACACAGAGCAACCTAAGTCTTCAACTTCGACCTTAATTATTACCATTTCATATACCTTTTTGCTGCTTTCTCCACGGTTGACCCAAGTCTTCGAAGCAAATGTAGATCTATTGGCTGAGTTTTCATTATGTTCCCCGGCGGCTATTCACTAAGTCATTGGACAAAAATAATGCGCCCGCACCTAAATATCCATAGTTACCGCACATAGTCTGTGTGTTTCATCACTCTAAAAGTCATTGATTCTCGACGCATCCTAGCATGAGCTGAGGCGTGTTCATATCCCTAGTCACCAAGCACCACCTATAAAATCTGCTTCACTCTCTCATTCTCTACTCATCACAAAGTAAGTTGTCTATGTTTGGAACAAAATGGCTTCCTCATCCTGCTTCTACATGTCCATACACTTGCCTTTTTTTGTACTTGTCATCTCACCGATTGGCGTTGACAATCTGTCTCGTTCTACGAAACCTCTATGTCTCCAGGAAAAAATGTCTGCCTTGCCGCAATTCAAAAGGAGATTCAAAATCGTCAATGTTTCGGGTGATCCTCTTGCTTGTCCCAAGACACTAACCTGGAAAAACAATCAGGATTGCTGCTCTTGGGATGGGATAGAATGCAACAAGAACACGAGCCATCTAGTTGTTCTTGACCTAAGAAGTAGTTTTCTCTATGGTTCCATCTAAAACAAGAGTTGGAGATCTATTGAGATTGACTCATCTTgatttctattttccttttttttttggataaatgtaatagaagtcctaaaacttgttaagaaaatgcaattaaatcctaaaacttataaaaagtgtaatcaagttctaaaacttgtcaaattgattcaatcGAGTCTTAAAGTTAACACCATCAAACTTTTaaacggaaaatgctgacgtagCGCAAACATGgcattttgaatgaatttttgttttccatgtggcttttttaaaattattttttattcattttttaaaaattagatttaaaaactagaaaaagctaaaattatttaaaaaataaaatagctccaaaaaaaaaatggcagtcTTTCGCCACTGCCGCGCCCATCACCAAAGGGGTTAGCAACGATCGCCGGCCCCGAgcggggtggccggccctcgcccagccAGGGTGAGGCCTCACTGGCCCCAAGCGAGCCCTCGTAAGGCTAGGGCGAGGGCTGACCCTCTAGCGATGGACGGCGACAGTAGAAGCACctgccattttttttcttttttttaaaaatgttttgttttaaataaattttagcttttcttttctagtttttaaatctaattttaaaaattttgaataaaaaatcatttttaaaaaagccacatggaaaataaaaacatttaaaataccACATATGCGCCACGAcggcattttccgttaaaaagtttgacggtgttaactttaggactcgattgaaccaatttaataagttttaggaattgattacactttttacaaattttagaactcaattgcattttcctaacaaattttaggacttctattgcaTTTATCCCTTTTTTGTCCAGTTGAGTCCCTTCGAAATCTTCAAGCTAACAAGGTTGGTGTACCTCAACCTATGTTGTAATCTAGATCCATGGCGAGATACCTTCATCAATCTCTCAACTCCAAAATCTCCATATCCTCCTCCTTGCTAAAAACAAATTCAGTGGCACTGTTGAGCTAGACAACTTTCTCAAGCTCAAACAATTGATAGTGTTGCAACTATCATTTAACAAGCTATCATGCCACACTGGTAGCATGAATGTTAATATTCCTCAGCTTCGTGTCCTAGGACTGGCATCATGTAATTTGAGCGAGTTTCCTGCATTCTTACAAAACCAAGAGAGCATGAATTGGTTGGACCTATCAGATAACAACATTAGGGGAGAAGTGCCATTTTGGGTGTGCAACGGCAGTTTTAATAGGATGCAATACCTGAATCTCTCTCATAACTTTTTAACCGGTCTTGATCGATATTACCCGATCAATCCTTTATATATGTACACAATAGACCTATCTCTTAACATGTTGCAAGGACCACCCATAGAAGCATCGCCGTCCATAATGTTCTATATAGTATCCAATAATAGGCTGACAGGAGCATTGCCACCATGGATGTGCAATTTGAGTTTAGCAATCACACTAGACTTGTCTTCTAATGATTTCACTGGCGTGCCTTCAGTTTATTTGGGCAATATCAACGAATCTCTCATGATATTGAACCTAAAAGGAAACAATTTTCATGGAAATATTCCTGAGCTACTGGTGAGGGGGACGCAACTGACGATGCTTGATTTGAGTGACAATCGGTTGCAAGGCAATTTACCAAGATCCTTAGCCAATTGCAAGATGTTCGAGTTCATCAACTTTGCAAACAATATTATCGTGGACAGCTTCCTATCATGGTTGGGATCTCTACCAAAGCTTTGTGTCCTTATTTTGCGATCCAATAAATTCCACTGTGTTATAGAGAGGCCCCAATCTAGTTAGACATTTCTTAAGCTACGAATACTTGACCTCTCTATCAATGCATTTGTCAATAAGTTGCCCATGGAATTCTTTCAATCTTTTGAATGCCATGAAATCCGAGACAGGAAACTTTACATACATGCATAGAAACCTATAGCCGAGATGGTACCTTGACTTCACCTACTATAGCAATTACGATTTCTCCATGACAATGATTTACAAAGGCCTTAAATTGTATTACCCGAAGATATTAGAAGTCCTCACAATCATTGACCTCTCTAGCAATTTGTTTGAAGGAGAGATCCCGAGTGCCATTGGTGATCTTAAAGGACTGCAGGGATTGAACCTTTCCAATAATCTCCTCACTGGTCACATCCCACCATCGTTAGGGAATCTCAAAGCACTTGAGTCATTGGACCTTTCTCTGAACAAACTCTCAGGACAGATCCCCCAGAAGCTAACAGAACTCAAgttcatttctttcttgaacATGTCTTACAAGAATCTAACCGAGTCTGTGCCTAGAGGGAAACAATTTGATACGTTTTTGAATGATTCTTTCGAAGGAAACTCGGGATTATGTGGGGAATTCATATCCACAAAATGTCAAGATTTAGAGGATAAGTCAGGACAACCTTCAACCCACCAAGAAGAAGGCCTGGGATTGCCAATTGAACTTGATTGGAAAATTGTTCTTTTGGGTTATGGGAGCGGCTTGGTGATTGGAGTGGTCATCGGAAATGCATTCATCTCCTCAAAACATGATTGATTTGAAGGAAATGCCAAGAGAAGACGACGGCCTAGTCAAAGGCAACCTAGGAGGGGTATGAACTCTTGGTCTAGCAAGTTTTTTAATATCTGCAGATATTAGAACTTTCTAAAAAATGAGCTAGGTATTTCCTTGTCTTTCTCAAATGCATTTGTTTCTTCATAGTATTTTTATAGTTATTTATGTCGAACTTCATTTTCTTGATGTAATCTCTCATCACATCTATTTATAAAGCCATTAGCAACTTGAAAACCCAAGCCATTTGCGCCTTTTCCTATCAATGTATAAGCAAAAGTACTACTGTTGAACACACAAATCTGAATTGCCATAAGGATTCTTCTTTATCCAGGGCTCACATCACTAGCTGAAACCCATTTATGGATTCTAGTAAAACAATCAATAGCAATGATACAATGTTCTCACAACTTTATGCAAATCTTGGCTCTCATCCATGCCTTGATTATTTGCTTTGGTTGTTTGTCACCTTACAAATTGTACGGACAACGGTTGTATTgacatttgaaacaaaatccgCATTTGGAGATTCATTGGACAAGAACCGTGACAAATCATTCTTGTGAAAAGTATACATATCAGTTTTG
The sequence above is drawn from the Eucalyptus grandis isolate ANBG69807.140 chromosome 11, ASM1654582v1, whole genome shotgun sequence genome and encodes:
- the LOC104427110 gene encoding receptor-like protein 9DC3, whose protein sequence is MIYKGLKLYYPKILEVLTIIDLSSNLFEGEIPSAIGDLKGLQGLNLSNNLLTGHIPPSLGNLKALESLDLSLNKLSGQIPQKLTELKFISFLNMSYKNLTESVPRGKQFDTFLNDSFEGNSGLCGEFISTKCQDLEDKSGQPSTHQEEGLGLPIELDWKIVLLGYGSGLVIGVVIGNAFISSKHD